The proteins below are encoded in one region of Gopherus flavomarginatus isolate rGopFla2 chromosome 12, rGopFla2.mat.asm, whole genome shotgun sequence:
- the C12H6orf47 gene encoding uncharacterized protein C6orf47 homolog, translated as MSLNRAKAWLTKLRWWGPEAGKEGRPAEAPRKSQQWGAQRLLALIGWGRAKDPGPAPGESLFSRVSQVPQYLSPHQPPADIPEHFQICFNFSRHLFDLCVVTLLCACSPAFRLLLDILGFRGPLKVWLHGLATFLVTTYGMYLALWLVQKYLLQFACLYGFLQTLVLCVSIRAAEEEGQSGEDPGGVDPDGGAEAERTE; from the coding sequence ATGTCCCTAAACAGAGCCAAGGCCTGGCTGACAAAACTGCGCTGGTGGGGGCCCGAGGCTGGAAAAGAGGGCAGGCCGGCGGAGGCCCCCCGGAAATCCCAGCAATGGGGCGCCCAGCGCCTCCTGGCTCTGATAGGATGGGGACGCGCCAAGGATCCGGGCCCCGCCCCAGGAGAGAGCCTCTTCTCTAGGGTCTCCCAGGTCCCTCAGTATCTGTCCCCCCACCAGCCGCCAGCCGACATCCCGGAGCATTTCCAGATCTGTTTCAACTTCTCCCGGCACCTCTTTGACCTCTGCGTGGTGACTCTGCTCTGTGCCTGCTCCCCGGCTTTCCGGCTGCTCCTGGATATTTTGGGGTTCAGGGGGCCCCTGAAAGTCTGGCTCCACGGGCTGGCCACTTTCCTTGTCACTACCTACGGGATGTACCTGGCCCTGTGGCTGGTCCAGAAATACCTGCTGCAGTTTGCCTGCCTCTACGGCTTCCTGCAGACGCTGGTGCTGTGCGTGAGCATCCGGGCCGccgaggaggaggggcagagcgGGGAGGATCCGGGGGGTGTGGACCCCGACGGTGGGGCAGAGGCAGAGAGGACGGAGTGA
- the APOM gene encoding apolipoprotein M codes for MLQRTWSYLLYLYGALIGALSPCTPPAPLPASGLDRDQFPRQYLGTWHFIAAAAATPAALEIFAGTDGSVFHMGQGPQPQRLQLRAALRLKSGDCVPRSWIYLLNEGSTDLATEGRPGMRTELFSSKCPDTIIVQETDRDYRRILLYSRTPHLADDCIEDFRSQAYCLDMEEFLLIPRSQDTCQLQDS; via the exons ATGCTGCAGCGCACCTGGTCCTACCTGCTGTACCTGTATGGGGCCCTGATCGGGGCCCTGAGCCCATGCaccccccctgccccgctgccAGCCAGCGGGCTGGACCGGGACCAG TTCCCCCGGCAGTACCTGGGCACCTGGCACTTCATTGCCGCCGCAGCAGCCACCCCTGCTGCCCTGGAGATCTTCGCGGGCACTGACGGCTCCGTCTTCCacatggggcagggcccccagccccagcgcctACAGCTCCGCGCTGCCCTCCGCCT gaaaTCAGGGGACTGCGTGCCCAGATCATGGATTTATCTGCTTAACGAAGGGAGCACTGACCTGGCCACAGAAG GGCGGCCGGGAATGAGGACTGAGCTGTTCTCCAGCAAGTGTCCAGACACCATCATTGTCCAGGAAACTGACCGAGACTATCGAAGGATCCTATTGTATT cccgcaCCCCCCATCTGGCCGACGACTGCATTGAGGATTTCCGGAGCCAAGCCTACTGCCTGGACATGGAAGAATTCCTGCTTATCCCCCGCAGCCAAG ACACCTGCCAGCTTCAGGATTCCTGA
- the DDX39B gene encoding spliceosome RNA helicase DDX39B isoform X1, producing the protein MDVLCQAKSGMGKTAVFVLATLQQLEPVTGQVSVLVMCHTRELAFQISKEYERFSKYMPSVKVAVFFGGLSIKKDEEVLKKNCPHIVVGTPGRILALARNKSLNLKHIKHFILDECDKMLEQLDMRRDVQEIFRMTPHEKQVMMFSATLSKEIRPVCRKFMQDPMEIFVDDETKLTLHGLQQYYVKLKDNEKNRKLFDLLDVLEFNQVVIFVKSVQRCIALAQLLVEQNFPAIAIHRGMPQEERLSRYQQFKDFQRRILVATNLFGRGMDIERVNIAFNYDMPEDSDTYLHRVARAGRFGTKGLAITFVSDENDAKILNDVQDRFEVNISELPDEIDISSYIEQTR; encoded by the exons GTGTCGGTGCTGGTGATGTGCCACACGCGGGAGCTGGCGTTCCAGATCAGCAAGGAGTACGAGCGCTTCTCCAAGTATATGCCCAGCGTCAAG GTGGCGGTGTTTTTCGGGGGCCTGTCCATCAAGAAGGATGAGGAGGTGCTGAAGAAGAATTGCCCCCACATCGTGGTGGGGACGCCGGGCCGGATTCTGGCCCTGGCGCGCAACAAGAGCCTCAACCTCAAACACATCAAGCACTTCATCCTGGACGAGTGCGACAAGATGCTGGAGCAGCTCG aTATGCGCCGGGACGTCCAGGAGATCTTCCGCATGACCCCGCATGAAAAGCAGGTCATGATGTTTAGCGCCACCCTGAGCAAGGAAATCCGCCCCGTCTGCCGCAAATTCATGCAAGAC cccatgGAGATCTTCGTGGACGACGAGACGAAGCTGACGCTGCACGGCCTGCAGCAATACTACGTCAAGCTGAAGGACAACGAGAAGAACCGCAAGCTCTTCGACCTGCTCGACGTGCTGGAGTTCAACCAG gtgGTGATCTTCGTCAAGTCAGTGCAGCGCTGCATCGCACTGGCCCAGCTGCTGGTGGAGCAGAACTTCCCGGCCATCGCCATCCACCGGGGCATGCCCCAGGAGGAGAG gCTGTCCCGCTACCAGCAGTTCAAGGATTTCCAGCGCCGGATCCTGGTGGCCACCAACCTCTTCGGGCGGGGGATGGACATCGAGCGGGTCAACATCGCCTTCAACTACGACATGCCCGAGGACTCCGACACCTACCTGCACCGG GTGGCGCGCGCCGGGCGGTTCGGCACCAAGGGCCTGGCCATCACCTTCGTGTCGGACGAGAACGACGCCAAGATCCTGAACGACGTGCAGGATCGCTTCGAGGTGAACATCAGCGAGCTGCCCGATGAGATCGACATCTCCTCCTACA tcGAGCAGACCCGATAA